The Edaphobacter sp. 12200R-103 genome contains a region encoding:
- a CDS encoding NAD(P)/FAD-dependent oxidoreductase yields the protein MPRNAGFNLKQRKVLVVGGGFAGLQCALDLASEPDLSITLLDRNNYQQFHPLLYQVAAGYLTPGNAAFASRDFVKDYPNVDVQMVEVKAIDLYHCSVTTSEGAEYAGDILVLSTGSHVNFYSVPGAEKFSHPLYSLRDAEALKDVLYSRFEQADVAPPAQEPLNIVVVGGGATGVEMAGTIADMITRVVGREYRHLRPEMAKASDRKRSHSFKGLQRSFSGLCRFRPTR from the coding sequence ATGCCTCGTAATGCAGGGTTCAATTTGAAGCAGAGGAAAGTCCTTGTTGTAGGTGGCGGTTTTGCCGGCCTGCAGTGCGCATTGGATCTCGCCAGCGAACCCGATCTCAGTATCACGCTGTTGGACCGCAATAATTATCAGCAATTTCATCCTCTTCTCTACCAGGTAGCGGCAGGATACCTTACCCCCGGCAATGCCGCCTTTGCGTCGCGTGACTTTGTAAAAGACTATCCGAATGTCGATGTACAGATGGTAGAGGTCAAAGCCATTGATCTCTACCATTGCTCCGTTACAACTTCGGAGGGTGCTGAATATGCCGGGGACATCCTGGTGCTATCCACTGGATCACACGTCAACTTTTATTCTGTGCCTGGTGCGGAAAAGTTCTCGCATCCTCTCTACTCGCTTCGTGATGCCGAAGCCCTGAAAGATGTTCTTTACAGCCGATTTGAACAGGCCGACGTGGCGCCCCCAGCGCAGGAGCCACTTAATATAGTCGTCGTAGGCGGAGGCGCAACAGGAGTCGAAATGGCAGGCACCATCGCCGACATGATCACCCGGGTGGTAGGCCGGGAATATCGCCACCTCAGGCCCGAGATGGCGAAAGCCTCTGATCGAAAGCGATCCCATTCTTTTAAAGGGCTTCAGCGCAGCTTCTCAGGCTTATGCCGTTTCCGCCCTACGCGATAA
- a CDS encoding FAD-dependent oxidoreductase, whose amino-acid sequence MLLKGFSAASQAYAVSALRDKGVEVHLGTAVKEITENSVHLSDGSKIESDTVIWAAGLRANLLRGIPPEAALPNGRLRV is encoded by the coding sequence ATTCTTTTAAAGGGCTTCAGCGCAGCTTCTCAGGCTTATGCCGTTTCCGCCCTACGCGATAAGGGGGTCGAAGTCCATCTTGGTACAGCGGTAAAGGAGATCACTGAGAATTCCGTCCACCTCTCAGATGGTTCGAAGATTGAATCCGATACGGTGATCTGGGCTGCCGGCCTTCGAGCCAATCTTTTACGGGGAATTCCGCCTGAAGCGGCGCTGCCCAACGGACGTCTTCGCGTCTAG
- a CDS encoding PQQ-binding-like beta-propeller repeat protein has translation MDLGKYNGGAYWLLVAVFLVATSFAAAQGGSESTGTRLFNDHCATCHGNPQVERAPAPVSLKQMVPEHIYEVITTGAMQSMAASLTDQQKRDIAEYLGGRKLDSKDVGAAKNMPNLCSSNPPIHSMDGPSWNGWGVDNANSRFQSAKGAGLSSGQVSRLKLKWAFGFPNATAMYMENVVDGNLFASSNAGYLYSLDARTGCVHWSFKPQSAVRSGVVIAPLKAAPSKYAAFFGDIHGKIYAIDASTGSEIWKVSVDPDPLVRITMPLKFYEGRLYVPVASLEEPESGSANHVCCTFRGMVVALNAENGHHIWKSYTIDQPAKFLRKNSLGLDVKGPSGAGVWSSPVVDPKTRSVFVGTGNQFTEPAVKTTDAVIAFNMDTGKLLWSFQGMHGDIWHEGCTQVIPKEGPISGTMTPTVAPASLQASGASVPLSTHRGPTRPQGVASNYPNENCPTPLGPDWDFAAAPTLATLPDGHDVLIAAEKQGMIYALDPGTGKLLWKNPVARWVKGGLGDTVFGGAVEGQYLYWGLQSGGVIAVDLATGTEKWWTPWNATPEMYRHPGVSAAVSLMPGVIFAAGMDGRIKAMQTFDGRTLWEFDTNKSFETVNGFPAHGGTIGAGGAIAVDGMVYVGSGYLGFQGGMPGNVLLAFEP, from the coding sequence ATGGATCTGGGTAAATACAACGGCGGAGCGTATTGGTTGCTGGTAGCTGTTTTCCTGGTGGCAACTTCATTTGCTGCCGCACAGGGCGGTTCGGAGTCCACGGGCACGCGTCTCTTCAATGACCATTGCGCGACCTGTCATGGCAATCCGCAAGTGGAGCGTGCGCCAGCCCCTGTCAGTCTCAAGCAGATGGTGCCGGAGCATATTTACGAGGTCATCACGACTGGGGCTATGCAGTCCATGGCTGCCAGTCTTACGGACCAGCAGAAGCGTGATATCGCGGAGTACCTTGGAGGGCGCAAGCTGGACTCGAAGGATGTTGGTGCTGCGAAGAACATGCCCAACCTCTGCTCGTCTAATCCTCCAATTCACAGCATGGATGGACCCTCCTGGAATGGCTGGGGCGTTGACAATGCCAACAGCCGTTTCCAATCCGCAAAGGGCGCTGGCTTGTCGTCTGGTCAGGTGAGCCGCCTGAAACTGAAGTGGGCCTTTGGATTTCCCAATGCCACCGCCATGTACATGGAAAACGTCGTAGACGGGAATTTATTTGCCAGTTCCAACGCCGGATACCTTTATTCGCTCGATGCCAGGACAGGCTGCGTGCACTGGTCCTTCAAGCCGCAATCCGCAGTTCGTAGCGGTGTTGTCATTGCTCCTCTCAAGGCAGCGCCGAGCAAGTACGCAGCTTTCTTCGGTGACATACATGGCAAGATCTACGCCATCGATGCCTCTACCGGATCAGAGATTTGGAAAGTGTCAGTCGATCCAGATCCGCTGGTACGCATAACGATGCCGCTGAAATTCTATGAAGGTCGCTTGTATGTGCCGGTGGCTTCACTGGAAGAGCCTGAATCCGGCAGTGCAAATCACGTCTGCTGCACGTTCCGAGGCATGGTCGTCGCGCTGAACGCTGAGAACGGTCACCATATCTGGAAGAGCTACACCATCGATCAGCCTGCCAAATTTCTTCGCAAAAATTCTCTTGGGCTGGATGTCAAAGGACCTTCGGGGGCTGGCGTCTGGAGTTCGCCGGTCGTCGATCCCAAAACGCGCTCGGTGTTTGTAGGAACTGGGAACCAGTTCACCGAACCGGCGGTGAAAACTACGGATGCGGTAATAGCCTTCAACATGGATACCGGCAAGCTATTGTGGTCTTTCCAAGGCATGCATGGTGATATCTGGCACGAGGGTTGCACTCAGGTTATTCCGAAAGAGGGACCTATCTCCGGCACCATGACGCCGACGGTAGCCCCTGCATCGCTGCAGGCTTCGGGCGCTTCCGTCCCGCTGTCGACCCATCGGGGACCGACAAGACCTCAAGGTGTTGCAAGCAATTATCCGAATGAGAACTGTCCTACTCCTCTTGGTCCTGACTGGGACTTCGCGGCGGCGCCAACGTTAGCTACGCTGCCGGATGGACATGATGTCCTGATCGCTGCCGAGAAGCAGGGAATGATCTACGCGCTAGATCCCGGGACGGGCAAGCTGCTCTGGAAGAATCCTGTCGCTCGCTGGGTCAAAGGTGGTCTGGGAGATACGGTCTTCGGCGGAGCTGTGGAAGGGCAATACCTGTACTGGGGCCTTCAAAGCGGTGGAGTGATAGCCGTGGATCTGGCTACGGGCACGGAAAAGTGGTGGACGCCCTGGAATGCGACTCCTGAGATGTATCGCCATCCTGGCGTCTCTGCTGCCGTGAGCCTTATGCCGGGTGTCATCTTTGCGGCTGGTATGGATGGACGCATTAAGGCCATGCAGACATTCGATGGCCGCACGTTGTGGGAGTTTGACACGAACAAATCGTTCGAAACGGTAAATGGGTTTCCCGCTCATGGGGGAACCATTGGCGCTGGAGGCGCCATTGCTGTGGATGGAATGGTGTACGTCGGTTCCGGTTATCTCGGCTTCCAGGGGGGAATGCCAGGGAACGTCTTATTAGCTTTTGAACCGTAG
- a CDS encoding substrate-binding domain-containing protein has protein sequence MRRAAVINSQIGACLIAAVALFPLTGCTKRSKQIAVLTPTTGVVIWDGVHTGAVLRGRECGVSVRYNGPTRDDDLRTQLSLFERASKNHYGAIAVAPIQMEAFRDPVERVSAQGTPVIVIGGDLGIRNPNVTYVMTDNRLAGRIAARKVAEVLHNKGQIAIMGLDFRQSSNLEREFWLEQELANISGRLKVVQRRNGTANLYQEQQIAENLLDEEPRIDALVALTAASTRGALYAMKARRIKSGVHIIGFDQDLLLPIVDREIDGVVGIRANDMGRLVGQLACDRLEGKGWNGSYTLPPILLTADTLGIADIEQQLHGGGWWLGER, from the coding sequence ATGCGACGCGCGGCTGTTATTAATTCGCAGATAGGAGCCTGTCTTATTGCAGCGGTGGCGTTGTTCCCGTTGACGGGCTGCACCAAGCGTTCGAAACAGATTGCGGTTCTTACACCAACAACTGGAGTTGTTATATGGGATGGTGTGCACACTGGCGCAGTTCTGCGAGGCCGGGAGTGCGGCGTTAGTGTGCGCTATAACGGCCCTACCCGTGACGATGATCTACGGACACAGTTGTCCCTGTTTGAACGAGCTTCTAAAAATCATTACGGTGCTATCGCTGTCGCACCCATCCAGATGGAAGCGTTTCGAGATCCTGTAGAGCGGGTCTCAGCTCAGGGAACGCCGGTGATAGTCATTGGTGGTGACCTGGGCATTCGAAATCCGAACGTTACCTATGTGATGACGGATAACCGCCTCGCCGGCAGGATCGCCGCGCGGAAGGTCGCCGAAGTCCTGCATAACAAGGGACAGATCGCGATTATGGGCCTGGATTTTCGCCAGTCCAGCAATCTTGAGCGTGAGTTCTGGCTCGAGCAGGAGCTCGCAAATATCTCCGGCAGACTCAAGGTTGTTCAGAGGCGCAATGGGACCGCGAATCTCTATCAGGAGCAACAGATAGCGGAAAATCTGTTAGACGAAGAACCTCGCATTGATGCTTTAGTAGCTCTCACCGCGGCATCGACCAGAGGTGCTTTGTATGCAATGAAGGCAAGACGAATCAAGTCCGGTGTCCATATTATTGGCTTCGACCAGGATCTGCTTCTTCCGATTGTTGATCGTGAAATCGATGGAGTCGTGGGTATTCGGGCGAATGACATGGGGCGCCTGGTGGGGCAATTGGCTTGCGACCGTCTTGAAGGCAAAGGGTGGAATGGTTCGTATACACTTCCTCCGATACTGCTTACCGCCGATACATTGGGAATCGCGGATATCGAGCAACAGCTCCATGGAGGCGGATGGTGGCTGGGAGAACGCTGA
- a CDS encoding histidine kinase, which translates to MIGALAVLLLLSTSPVRTIFFGPHLEGFEHGSPWTSTTSWKAYGGAWELAHGVMRDNSYERGAKLITGSSWAGDYKIEADLAMIGNYGGAGLIFRVQDPDEGVDSYSGFSVGIRTLDNAMTVGRADYGWDEYQRVAIPGGAELNHFYHLTAIAVGCDIAARLDLPDGPPLRVGVSLQSCNRRGQYGLKSYQTPAAWRNLRVTPASMSDLRQLMSGKPLASAAAGNLHYYDPQVDERTPIEREAMSREVDVRTTPIAQLQLSSSPTSLQHAAVHGVVRLIKPLTYVEDPTGSIVVASHDQPALAIGDEVVIAGEVGREDDELQIRNGTVQILWSQEPASPQLVSPDQIATGSWNGRLVQVNGELLGEDKGPGGSKLLELTGGGETFRAIASPSPFGQPISLRPGSELQLTGVVRSDRTYAGNRAFAILLSPMQGALQVSREAPWWTLSRIAAAVFILLTLITMMAFLYHRFRQQYLIRLMAERELLAHDLHDTVSQSLAGIGFQLDSAASIMHEAPARVKVERARVMVRQSHEELRRSVTTLRNQIAAVTDLACALNKTAHKLTAGSSISVECNVNGVSRHLPVSVADCFFRIGQEALTNAVHHAKASRVEIVLQHEGKMLSLHIKDNGNGFTPSEHESGHGLFGMKKRAEMIGADFAILRNEPGITIVLEKQISYSFQFFDSVRDLFGSQL; encoded by the coding sequence ATGATCGGTGCACTTGCCGTGCTTCTTCTATTGTCTACATCACCGGTGCGAACGATATTCTTTGGCCCTCATCTGGAAGGCTTCGAGCATGGAAGCCCATGGACTTCCACTACATCATGGAAGGCATATGGCGGCGCCTGGGAACTTGCTCATGGCGTCATGCGGGATAACTCGTATGAGCGTGGAGCCAAGCTCATTACCGGGTCGTCGTGGGCAGGCGACTATAAGATCGAAGCCGATCTGGCAATGATCGGGAATTATGGAGGAGCCGGCCTTATCTTTCGGGTACAGGATCCGGATGAAGGAGTGGATTCCTATTCCGGCTTTAGTGTCGGGATACGGACCCTCGACAATGCTATGACTGTAGGCAGGGCTGACTACGGTTGGGATGAATATCAAAGGGTTGCCATACCGGGAGGAGCTGAGCTTAATCATTTCTATCACTTGACCGCGATAGCTGTCGGTTGTGATATCGCAGCTCGTCTCGATCTTCCCGACGGACCTCCTCTCCGGGTAGGAGTATCTCTCCAATCCTGTAACCGGCGCGGCCAGTATGGTCTGAAGTCATATCAGACGCCGGCGGCCTGGCGCAATTTGCGTGTAACTCCAGCCAGTATGTCTGATCTTCGGCAGCTGATGTCCGGTAAACCTCTGGCCAGCGCAGCGGCCGGTAATCTTCACTACTATGATCCGCAAGTGGACGAACGGACACCGATTGAGAGAGAGGCGATGAGCAGAGAAGTGGACGTGAGAACCACGCCTATAGCACAGCTTCAGCTTTCATCTTCGCCCACAAGCCTGCAACATGCGGCAGTTCACGGCGTTGTCCGTCTCATCAAACCGCTTACCTATGTTGAAGACCCGACCGGAAGCATCGTCGTAGCTTCGCATGACCAGCCGGCACTCGCTATCGGCGATGAAGTGGTGATTGCTGGAGAGGTTGGGCGGGAGGATGATGAACTGCAGATCCGTAACGGCACTGTCCAGATTCTTTGGTCGCAAGAGCCTGCATCGCCTCAGCTGGTTTCGCCGGATCAAATCGCGACAGGGTCATGGAATGGCCGCCTGGTCCAGGTCAATGGGGAGTTGCTGGGAGAAGACAAAGGTCCAGGCGGATCGAAACTCCTGGAGCTTACCGGCGGCGGCGAGACCTTTCGCGCCATCGCAAGTCCATCTCCTTTCGGCCAGCCGATCAGCCTTCGCCCCGGTAGCGAGCTCCAATTGACTGGGGTCGTTCGTTCCGACCGTACCTATGCAGGTAACAGAGCATTCGCCATCCTCCTGTCTCCGATGCAGGGTGCATTGCAGGTGAGCCGAGAGGCCCCATGGTGGACATTGAGTAGAATCGCCGCCGCGGTCTTCATACTACTCACGCTCATAACGATGATGGCTTTTTTGTACCATCGTTTCCGTCAGCAATATCTTATCCGCCTGATGGCGGAACGCGAGCTGCTGGCACACGATTTGCATGATACTGTCTCCCAAAGTCTTGCAGGCATCGGCTTCCAGTTGGATTCCGCGGCATCTATCATGCATGAAGCTCCCGCTCGGGTAAAAGTAGAACGAGCCAGAGTAATGGTTCGCCAAAGTCATGAGGAGCTCCGGAGAAGTGTCACGACACTTCGGAATCAGATCGCGGCTGTTACAGATCTTGCCTGCGCGCTCAACAAGACGGCACACAAGCTGACAGCGGGCAGTTCGATCTCTGTCGAATGCAATGTAAATGGTGTCAGCCGCCATCTGCCGGTATCTGTTGCTGATTGTTTCTTCCGGATTGGACAGGAAGCGCTCACGAATGCGGTGCATCATGCAAAAGCCTCAAGGGTTGAGATAGTGCTTCAACATGAGGGCAAGATGCTGAGTTTGCATATTAAGGACAACGGAAACGGATTTACTCCGAGCGAGCATGAAAGTGGCCACGGTCTGTTCGGTATGAAGAAGCGCGCCGAAATGATCGGAGCGGATTTTGCGATCCTGCGGAATGAACCCGGTATAACGATCGTGCTGGAAAAGCAGATCTCCTATTCATTTCAATTTTTTGATAGCGTACGTGATTTATTTGGAAGCCAACTGTAG
- a CDS encoding carboxypeptidase-like regulatory domain-containing protein, producing the protein MPKLLVLIRNQVIVVSAIFSLLFPCSSALAQVDTGIVLGSVLDSTGAVIPEAGITLTNQAQGTTLTTKTNGEGNYQFPVVRAGMYSVGVEAPGFKQAKRENVSVSIQQRAVVDFRLQPGELTQSVDVASDAAQLQTQDASLGGVVHAQTINDLPLNGRNYTFLAQLEPGVVQGQQDSRGMASSGSFSANGQNSFSNNYLLDGVDNNSNLVDFINGAGYVYRPSVDALQEFKVQTSSYSAEFGRAGGAILNASIKSGSDKFHGNFFEFFRNAALNANNFFANYQGLPKGKLIRNQFGATLGGPVPPLNHGQRKTFFFMDYEGFRQRQATTSVLTAPTALMQSSKFTDMSDLIKFQGGTRKDALGRTFALGTIMDPATTRLLRGGSVDPVTGMAVPGSPGSTFWVRDPIDPTCNALASGPNPGCRNQIPASRMDANALHLLQQFPAATRSGVLSGNYAVNPVTQDGYNQGDLRIDQYLSEKDSFFGRFSMGGSNTLVPAPYGGVIDGSQFGGGNQSVKLHSEAGSWTHIFGPKVVLESRFGYSGVNHMRLPFNAGNFDIAPSFGLSTPNSPNMGGLPTFTVDGLGQFGVPQYLPSIETQNTLQLSSTATVLAGNHSIKFGIQYSRPQVTFFQPASPRGAYTYSSTFTDVANTSGGGTGMAQMLLVPTSSTVMGMQPCANTAVAPCAANFVGGPNGISATRIPNPTPTATWSVWGGFVEDTWRLAPKLTAVLGLRYDLQRNAPAPQGRGANLVIDPEPNNPGQAASATYYIGKDACKTPLSPTFLSQAATDNVQIQCASSNKLVTSPHTMFAPRVGLAYNFLQSWVARAGFGMFYLTSGTSGRNGGNDLVATQNVYPFAYSVNINNFTPGQPVIYGDGSTGTFESGIASINVNDPSSFNATNLSLGGIPSPWKIPYTMQYNFTIQHQLSASQTVSIGYVGSQSRNQDLGFSSYNYNEAKVIAPPGMSTVNFREFKSFNGMNQVMNRAESNYNSLQVSYDKQFADGLGVKASYTFSKCRTQGRQGLVNNIGGYRSIWLLGPDWALCDTDAPHTFVANAIYDLPIGQGKTFGRGVNGFTNQLIGNWQVTAIGTYLSGPPFSIGCNTTTTTGLGCNAVLTGQPLYPSNQNFNHWLNPAAFANPPVATTLGQSDLSPLGGSPTQVRGPDFRKLDFSLLKQFPLSGDGTIRESQRIEFRAEFFNLTNTPHFSAPGFSGGGAGLPAPPGVLDFSNTQNFGKITSLRLGAEDPRQIQLALKYYW; encoded by the coding sequence ATGCCTAAATTACTTGTACTCATACGTAACCAGGTCATAGTTGTTTCCGCTATCTTCTCGTTGTTATTTCCGTGCTCTTCCGCTCTGGCACAGGTCGATACTGGAATTGTTCTCGGATCGGTGCTCGACTCGACAGGAGCTGTGATCCCGGAAGCCGGCATAACGCTCACGAACCAGGCTCAGGGAACCACCCTCACAACCAAGACGAACGGTGAAGGAAACTACCAGTTTCCGGTGGTTCGAGCAGGTATGTATAGCGTTGGCGTAGAGGCTCCTGGATTTAAGCAAGCTAAGCGAGAAAACGTCTCCGTAAGCATCCAGCAAAGAGCTGTCGTTGACTTTCGCTTGCAACCAGGAGAGCTGACGCAGAGCGTGGATGTTGCATCGGATGCTGCGCAGCTACAGACACAGGATGCATCCCTTGGTGGTGTGGTGCATGCCCAGACTATCAATGACCTTCCTCTGAATGGAAGGAACTATACCTTCCTTGCTCAGCTGGAGCCCGGAGTGGTTCAGGGGCAGCAGGACTCCCGTGGCATGGCATCTTCCGGCAGCTTCTCTGCGAACGGACAGAACAGCTTTTCCAACAACTATCTTCTGGACGGCGTGGACAACAACTCCAATCTCGTCGACTTCATTAACGGAGCTGGATATGTCTACCGTCCGTCGGTAGATGCGCTGCAGGAATTCAAAGTACAGACCAGCAGCTACAGCGCTGAATTCGGACGCGCAGGCGGCGCAATTCTGAATGCGTCAATCAAATCTGGAAGCGATAAGTTCCACGGAAATTTCTTTGAGTTTTTCCGGAATGCAGCGCTGAATGCGAACAACTTTTTCGCTAATTACCAGGGACTGCCGAAAGGCAAGCTCATTAGGAACCAGTTTGGCGCGACACTTGGTGGACCGGTGCCACCGCTCAATCATGGGCAGCGCAAGACATTCTTCTTCATGGACTATGAAGGCTTCAGACAGCGCCAGGCTACAACCTCGGTATTGACGGCCCCAACTGCGCTTATGCAATCCAGCAAGTTCACCGACATGTCGGACCTGATCAAGTTTCAAGGCGGTACCAGGAAAGACGCTCTCGGCCGCACCTTTGCGCTGGGAACCATCATGGATCCAGCCACAACGAGGCTGCTGCGGGGTGGTTCTGTTGATCCGGTGACTGGCATGGCGGTCCCAGGAAGCCCGGGCAGCACCTTCTGGGTAAGAGATCCTATCGATCCTACCTGCAATGCTTTGGCATCGGGACCAAATCCCGGGTGCCGTAATCAGATTCCGGCAAGCCGCATGGATGCCAATGCACTTCATCTGCTACAGCAATTTCCAGCAGCTACCCGCAGCGGTGTGCTCTCAGGAAATTATGCGGTTAATCCTGTCACGCAGGACGGCTATAACCAGGGAGATCTTCGAATCGATCAGTATCTGAGTGAGAAGGATTCGTTCTTTGGTCGCTTCAGCATGGGCGGAAGCAATACTCTGGTACCAGCCCCTTACGGCGGAGTGATTGATGGCTCACAGTTCGGTGGAGGCAATCAGTCGGTAAAGCTACATAGTGAGGCCGGAAGCTGGACTCATATCTTCGGACCGAAAGTGGTGCTTGAATCGCGGTTCGGCTATTCGGGTGTTAACCACATGCGCCTGCCCTTCAATGCAGGCAACTTTGATATAGCACCGTCCTTCGGGCTCAGTACGCCAAATTCTCCAAACATGGGCGGCCTGCCAACCTTCACCGTGGATGGTCTGGGGCAGTTCGGTGTTCCGCAATATCTTCCGAGTATCGAGACTCAAAACACGTTGCAGCTAAGTTCGACTGCCACTGTTCTTGCCGGCAATCACAGCATCAAGTTCGGAATACAGTACTCGCGGCCGCAAGTGACGTTTTTTCAGCCCGCATCGCCACGCGGAGCCTATACCTACTCGAGCACCTTCACTGACGTCGCCAATACGAGCGGAGGCGGCACGGGCATGGCTCAGATGTTGCTAGTACCGACAAGCAGTACGGTAATGGGAATGCAGCCATGCGCCAACACGGCCGTTGCGCCTTGCGCCGCTAACTTTGTTGGCGGTCCCAATGGCATTTCGGCGACCAGAATTCCTAATCCAACGCCTACTGCTACATGGAGCGTGTGGGGCGGGTTTGTCGAGGATACATGGAGGCTTGCTCCGAAACTTACGGCAGTCCTGGGGCTCCGGTATGATCTCCAGCGCAATGCTCCTGCCCCGCAGGGACGTGGTGCAAATCTAGTGATTGACCCGGAACCGAATAATCCCGGGCAGGCTGCCAGTGCGACCTATTACATAGGAAAAGATGCGTGCAAGACTCCTCTGTCTCCCACTTTCCTTTCTCAGGCGGCCACGGACAACGTTCAGATCCAGTGCGCTTCCAGTAATAAGTTGGTAACAAGCCCTCATACGATGTTCGCTCCCAGGGTTGGTCTTGCCTATAACTTCCTTCAGAGTTGGGTAGCGCGTGCCGGCTTCGGGATGTTCTATCTCACAAGCGGAACTTCGGGTCGCAACGGAGGAAATGATCTTGTAGCTACGCAAAATGTGTATCCATTCGCTTACAGCGTGAACATCAATAACTTTACCCCTGGGCAACCAGTGATCTACGGTGATGGAAGCACAGGTACCTTTGAATCGGGCATCGCATCGATCAATGTCAACGACCCCTCATCGTTCAATGCCACCAATCTCAGCCTTGGAGGCATCCCCAGTCCCTGGAAAATTCCCTATACGATGCAGTACAACTTCACCATCCAGCACCAACTCAGTGCTTCGCAGACGGTTTCAATTGGTTACGTAGGAAGCCAGAGCCGTAATCAGGATCTTGGATTTTCCAGCTATAACTACAATGAAGCCAAAGTGATAGCACCTCCTGGAATGAGTACTGTCAATTTTCGTGAGTTCAAGAGCTTCAATGGAATGAATCAGGTTATGAATCGAGCGGAAAGTAACTACAACTCCTTGCAGGTAAGCTACGATAAGCAATTTGCTGACGGTCTTGGTGTCAAGGCTAGCTACACCTTCTCGAAATGTCGGACACAGGGACGCCAGGGACTGGTGAACAATATTGGTGGCTATCGCTCGATCTGGCTGCTCGGACCTGACTGGGCATTGTGCGATACCGACGCTCCACACACCTTTGTTGCAAACGCGATTTATGATCTTCCGATTGGTCAAGGAAAGACGTTCGGAAGAGGTGTCAATGGTTTTACCAATCAGCTGATTGGGAACTGGCAAGTAACAGCAATCGGCACGTACCTGAGTGGGCCGCCATTCTCGATCGGTTGCAACACGACGACGACCACTGGTCTGGGATGCAATGCGGTTCTGACGGGCCAACCACTCTATCCTTCAAACCAGAACTTCAACCACTGGCTTAATCCGGCAGCGTTTGCCAATCCGCCTGTGGCGACCACTCTGGGACAGAGCGATCTCTCCCCGCTTGGCGGTTCACCGACTCAGGTTCGCGGGCCTGACTTCCGTAAGCTGGACTTCTCCCTGCTAAAGCAATTTCCTCTCTCCGGAGACGGAACCATCAGAGAGAGCCAGAGAATCGAGTTTCGTGCAGAGTTTTTCAATCTGACGAACACGCCGCACTTCAGCGCCCCGGGATTCTCAGGTGGAGGAGCGGGTCTGCCGGCGCCTCCGGGAGTTCTGGATTTCAGCAATACCCAGAACTTTGGCAAGATTACCTCTTTGAGGTTAGGAGCTGAAGATCCCCGTCAGATTCAGCTTGCACTGAAGTATTACTGGTAA
- a CDS encoding response regulator transcription factor, with product MNIATEVKVLVVDDHPIVRDGLRSSLLVAPGILLIDVCASGEEALEKIRTEIVDVLLTDLRMSPMSGLMLLKCAKSIRSTLQVLMFSSYEREEEIYQAYADGAAGYLSKNLSSEELVKAIFDVAKGQRLFSRQDLALIEERSQRKALTPRELEILEMLAKGLTNKEIGRALEISHLTARNMLKRACEKLDASDRTEATRIAIEKGIIVLE from the coding sequence ATGAATATCGCAACTGAGGTGAAGGTTCTTGTCGTGGACGACCACCCCATCGTTAGAGATGGTCTTCGCAGCTCCCTGCTCGTTGCTCCCGGAATCCTGCTGATTGACGTTTGCGCATCAGGAGAAGAGGCACTAGAGAAGATCAGAACCGAGATCGTCGATGTACTCCTCACTGACCTCCGCATGAGTCCAATGAGCGGTCTGATGCTTCTGAAGTGCGCCAAATCCATTCGCTCGACGCTCCAGGTGCTTATGTTTTCCAGCTACGAAAGGGAAGAAGAGATCTATCAGGCTTACGCCGATGGGGCAGCTGGATATCTCAGTAAGAATCTCTCCTCCGAGGAATTAGTTAAAGCGATTTTCGACGTTGCTAAAGGCCAAAGGCTCTTCTCGCGGCAGGATCTCGCCCTTATCGAAGAGCGAAGCCAGCGGAAGGCCCTCACCCCACGTGAATTGGAGATATTGGAGATGTTGGCCAAGGGACTGACCAATAAAGAGATAGGAAGAGCGCTTGAGATCAGCCACCTGACTGCCCGCAATATGCTGAAACGAGCCTGTGAAAAACTCGACGCATCCGATCGCACGGAAGCAACACGTATTGCTATCGAAAAAGGAATTATCGTTCTCGAATAG